The following proteins are co-located in the Streptomyces sp. NBC_00435 genome:
- a CDS encoding penicillin-binding transpeptidase domain-containing protein, producing the protein MNGAAKGAIVGGALLAMLGGAGYGVYALVGDTGGEDGSRSTSAGGPAAPAKGSGPVSDKDAAQTAKAFFAAWSAGDERAGADLTNNPAEAQGALGDFRNKAYVSKVAITPGAQTGTTVAYSVAAEVTYEGVTKPLAYESKLTVVRGNTTGLPLVDWQPSVLHPQLQKGEKLRGGAPASPPVKAVDRSGKELTAETYPSLRPVLDSLRKTYGEKLGGKGGVELWIEPAVQGAPRRSLLTLVEGTPGRIETVLDADVQAAAEKAVLKFPQASVVAVQPSTGDVLAIADHRGDGFPASISGGRAPGSTMKIVTAAMLLDRGLVSADKVAECPPEVSWEGRTFKNLKGFQLENETFATSFAQSCNTAFIKQIKPVHDIDALPKEALEVFGIGVEWKVGVPTVDGKVPPATGPAAAAAYIGQGQIQMNPLTMASITATARTGVFRQPVVVEASTDGRQLAKASRRMKPAVAAQLVRMMKLTATDGTARGAMSTVGGSDKGAKTGSAEVDGAQNPDSWFTGFSGDVAAAAFVEGGGHGADAAGPIVAAVLNAG; encoded by the coding sequence ATGAACGGGGCCGCAAAGGGCGCCATCGTCGGCGGGGCACTCCTCGCGATGCTGGGCGGAGCGGGGTACGGGGTGTACGCGCTGGTGGGAGACACCGGCGGGGAGGACGGCAGCAGGAGTACGAGCGCGGGCGGGCCCGCGGCGCCCGCCAAGGGCAGCGGGCCGGTCAGCGACAAGGACGCGGCGCAGACCGCCAAGGCGTTCTTCGCCGCGTGGTCGGCCGGGGACGAGCGGGCGGGGGCCGATCTGACGAACAACCCGGCGGAGGCGCAGGGCGCCCTCGGGGACTTCAGGAACAAGGCCTACGTGTCCAAGGTCGCCATCACCCCCGGCGCGCAGACGGGGACCACGGTGGCGTACTCCGTCGCGGCGGAGGTGACGTACGAGGGAGTCACCAAGCCCCTCGCCTACGAGTCCAAGCTCACCGTGGTCCGCGGCAACACCACCGGACTGCCGCTCGTCGACTGGCAGCCCTCGGTGCTCCATCCGCAGCTCCAGAAGGGCGAGAAGCTGCGCGGCGGCGCCCCGGCCTCCCCGCCCGTCAAGGCCGTGGACCGCAGCGGAAAGGAGCTGACGGCCGAGACGTACCCGTCGCTGCGCCCGGTGCTCGACAGCCTGCGCAAGACGTACGGCGAGAAGCTGGGCGGCAAGGGCGGCGTCGAGCTGTGGATCGAGCCGGCCGTGCAGGGCGCACCGCGGCGGAGCCTGCTGACGCTGGTCGAGGGCACGCCGGGGCGGATCGAGACCGTCCTGGACGCGGACGTCCAGGCGGCCGCCGAGAAGGCGGTACTGAAGTTCCCGCAGGCCTCGGTGGTGGCGGTCCAGCCGAGCACCGGGGACGTCCTGGCCATCGCCGACCACCGCGGGGACGGCTTCCCCGCGTCGATCAGCGGCGGGCGGGCACCCGGCTCCACGATGAAGATCGTGACCGCGGCGATGCTGCTGGACCGGGGCCTGGTGTCGGCGGACAAGGTCGCCGAGTGTCCGCCGGAGGTGTCCTGGGAGGGCCGGACCTTCAAGAACCTCAAGGGCTTCCAACTCGAGAACGAGACCTTCGCGACGAGCTTCGCCCAGTCCTGCAACACCGCCTTCATCAAGCAGATCAAGCCGGTCCACGACATCGACGCCCTCCCGAAGGAGGCCCTGGAGGTCTTCGGCATCGGCGTCGAGTGGAAGGTCGGCGTACCCACCGTCGACGGCAAGGTCCCGCCCGCCACCGGTCCGGCGGCGGCCGCCGCGTACATCGGCCAGGGCCAGATCCAGATGAACCCGCTGACCATGGCCTCGATCACGGCGACCGCCCGGACCGGGGTGTTCCGCCAGCCCGTCGTCGTCGAGGCCTCGACGGACGGCCGCCAACTCGCGAAGGCCTCCCGGCGGATGAAGCCGGCGGTGGCGGCGCAGCTGGTACGGATGATGAAGCTGACGGCCACGGACGGAACGGCCCGGGGCGCGATGTCCACGGTCGGCGGCTCCGACAAGGGTGCGAAGACCGGCTCGGCGGAGGTCGACGGCGCGCAGAACCCTGACAGCTGGTTCACCGGCTTCAGTGGCGACGTGGCTGCCGCGGCGTTCGTCGAAGGCGGCGGCCACGGCGCCGACGCGGCGGGCCCGATCGTCGCGGCCGTACTGAACGCGGGCTGA
- a CDS encoding YbaK/EbsC family protein, whose translation MTTTTHPRFAEALAALGLEPDVRTFPDGTRTAADAAAAIGCELSQIVKSLIFAADGVPVLVLMDGASRVDVEAVRRELGADAVTRADAALVREATGYAIGGVPPFGHRTRTRVLADRSLLAHEVVWAAAGTPHTVFPMAPGELIRHAGAALADVRER comes from the coding sequence ATGACGACCACCACGCACCCCCGATTCGCCGAAGCCCTGGCCGCCCTGGGGCTCGAACCGGACGTACGGACCTTCCCCGACGGGACCCGGACCGCCGCCGACGCGGCCGCCGCCATCGGGTGCGAGCTCAGCCAGATCGTGAAGTCGCTGATCTTCGCGGCCGACGGGGTGCCCGTCCTGGTCCTCATGGACGGGGCCTCGCGCGTGGACGTGGAGGCGGTGCGCCGGGAGCTCGGCGCGGACGCCGTGACCCGGGCCGACGCGGCCCTGGTCCGGGAGGCCACGGGCTACGCCATCGGCGGGGTCCCGCCCTTCGGACACCGCACCCGCACCCGGGTCCTCGCGGACCGTTCCCTGCTGGCGCACGAGGTGGTCTGGGCGGCCGCCGGGACCCCGCACACGGTGTTCCCGATGGCACCGGGCGAGCTGATCCGGCACGCGGGGGCCGCGCTGGCCGACGTACGGGAGCGGTGA
- the cbiQ gene encoding cobalt ECF transporter T component CbiQ has protein sequence MGAGHAHKLYRHGHSPVHDLPPHCKLAATFAFVVVVVSTPREAVWAFGLYAVLVAAAAAVARIPAGFLLRRLLIEVPFVAFAVLMPFVAEGERVQFLGMSLSVSGLWGAWNVLAKGTLGVAASVLLASTTELRALLLGLQRLKLPPLLVQIASFMIRYGDVITDELRRMSIARRSRGFEARGIRDWGVLAKTAGALFIRSYERGERVYLAMVSRGYAGSMPVIDEVAATRAQWAYAAALPVTALAVCLMGWTL, from the coding sequence ATGGGCGCGGGCCATGCCCACAAGCTCTACCGGCACGGGCACTCCCCGGTCCACGACCTGCCGCCGCACTGCAAGCTCGCCGCGACCTTCGCCTTCGTGGTGGTCGTCGTGTCCACCCCGCGCGAGGCGGTGTGGGCCTTCGGCCTGTACGCCGTCCTCGTCGCGGCCGCCGCGGCCGTCGCCCGGATCCCGGCCGGCTTCCTGCTGCGCCGGCTGCTGATCGAGGTGCCCTTCGTCGCCTTCGCCGTCCTGATGCCCTTCGTGGCCGAGGGCGAGCGGGTGCAGTTCCTGGGCATGTCGCTCAGCGTCTCCGGCCTCTGGGGCGCCTGGAACGTGCTGGCCAAGGGCACCCTCGGCGTGGCCGCGTCCGTACTCCTCGCCTCCACCACCGAGCTGCGGGCCCTGCTGCTGGGCCTGCAGCGGCTCAAGCTGCCGCCGCTGCTCGTCCAGATCGCCTCGTTCATGATCCGGTACGGCGACGTCATCACCGACGAGCTGCGCCGGATGTCCATCGCACGGCGCTCCCGCGGCTTCGAGGCGCGCGGGATCCGGGACTGGGGGGTCCTCGCCAAGACGGCCGGAGCCCTGTTCATCCGGTCCTACGAGCGCGGCGAGCGGGTCTACCTCGCGATGGTCAGCCGCGGCTACGCCGGCTCCATGCCGGTGATCGACGAAGTGGCCGCCACCCGCGCCCAGTGGGCGTACGCGGCGGCGCTCCCGGTGACGGCACTCGCCGTCTGTCTGATGGGATGGACGCTGTGA
- a CDS encoding TetR/AcrR family transcriptional regulator, with protein MVEEVMSRRSRITPEREAELHGAVLDLLREVGYEALTMDAVAARTKSSKATLYRQWGSKPELVAKALRCTQPVSLREIDTGTLRGDFAVMVRNSDDAQMAKDTALMRGLTHAVHESPELHKALRDLLVDPEINGLQVMLKRAVDRGEIAPDCPALAFVPHMLIGAFIALPLIEDRPVDRCFLGDFIDAVVFPALGV; from the coding sequence ATGGTCGAAGAGGTCATGTCGCGCCGCAGCCGGATCACCCCCGAGCGGGAAGCCGAACTCCACGGGGCGGTCCTCGACCTCCTGCGCGAGGTCGGCTACGAGGCGCTGACCATGGACGCGGTCGCCGCCCGTACGAAGTCCAGCAAGGCCACCCTCTACCGCCAGTGGGGGAGCAAGCCCGAGCTGGTCGCCAAGGCCCTTCGGTGCACCCAGCCGGTCTCCCTCCGGGAGATCGACACGGGCACCCTCCGCGGGGACTTCGCGGTCATGGTGCGCAACTCCGACGACGCCCAGATGGCGAAGGACACCGCGCTGATGCGGGGCCTGACCCATGCGGTCCACGAGAGCCCGGAGCTCCACAAGGCGCTGCGGGACCTACTGGTCGACCCGGAGATCAACGGCCTCCAGGTGATGCTGAAGCGTGCGGTGGACCGGGGCGAGATCGCCCCGGACTGTCCGGCCCTGGCCTTCGTGCCGCACATGCTCATCGGGGCGTTCATCGCGCTCCCGCTCATCGAGGACCGGCCGGTGGACCGGTGCTTCCTCGGTGACTTCATCGACGCCGTGGTCTTCCCCGCCCTCGGCGTCTGA
- a CDS encoding MMPL family transporter, which translates to MATFLYRLGRGAFRRRRFVALVWVALLFVAGFGAASASAPTSGSFSIPGTEAQKAFDLLDKRFPGMAADGATARIVIKAPAGEKVDSAAVKPQVEKIVSDLKDGPGKDQISSVTSPYEAKAVSQDGSTAYVSVKYKVSGMELTDDTRDALKESGSAAKADGLNVQIGGDALMAAPETGSGEIIGIAIAAIVLVITFGSLIAAGLPLLTALIGVGIGVSSITALANVLDLGSTTSTLAMMIGLAVGIDYALFIVSRYRAELAEGREREEAAGRAAGTAGSAVVFAGLTVVIALVGLAVVNIPMLTKMGFAAAGTVVIAVLVALTLVPAILGFAGKKVLPAGTKSRFLGKGKKAGEGADAKPNGGTRWARFVLRRPVMVLLAGVIGLGIIAVPASKLEMGLPDDGAQPVSTTQRQAYDLLSEGFGPGFNGPLMVVVDGDKALADKTVDRIKGLDGVAAVMPPAQNEAKDAAVITVVPKDRPSSAETEDLVHEIRAGSDSGKVLVTGATAMNIDFSQKMNDALLPYLALVVGLAFLLLMLVFRSVLVPLKAALGFLLSVVAALGAVVAVFQWGWLGSLFGVEQTGPIMSMMPIFMVGVVFGLAMDYEVFLVTRMREAYVHGERPGQAVVTGFQYSARVVVAAAVIMIAVFSGFIGASEQMVKMIGFGLAVAVFFDAFVVRMAIVPAVLALLGHKAWWLPKWLDRLLPNVDVEGESLRKHLGESADDSDGSDGPDKDRELVNA; encoded by the coding sequence GTGGCCACCTTCCTCTACCGACTCGGCAGGGGCGCCTTCCGGCGCCGCCGATTCGTCGCACTCGTCTGGGTCGCGCTGCTGTTCGTCGCCGGTTTCGGCGCGGCCTCGGCCTCCGCACCCACCTCAGGCTCGTTCTCCATACCCGGCACGGAGGCCCAGAAGGCCTTCGACCTGCTGGACAAGCGCTTCCCCGGGATGGCCGCCGACGGCGCCACCGCCCGCATCGTGATCAAGGCACCGGCCGGCGAGAAGGTCGACTCCGCGGCCGTCAAGCCGCAGGTCGAGAAGATCGTCAGTGACCTGAAGGACGGTCCGGGCAAGGACCAGATCTCCTCCGTCACCAGCCCGTACGAGGCCAAGGCCGTCAGCCAGGACGGCTCCACCGCGTACGTGAGCGTCAAGTACAAGGTCAGCGGCATGGAGCTGACGGACGACACCCGCGATGCGCTCAAGGAATCCGGTTCGGCCGCCAAGGCCGACGGTCTGAACGTCCAGATCGGCGGCGACGCCCTGATGGCCGCCCCCGAGACGGGCTCCGGCGAGATCATCGGCATCGCGATCGCCGCGATCGTCCTCGTCATCACCTTCGGCTCGCTCATCGCGGCGGGGCTCCCGCTGCTGACCGCGCTCATCGGCGTGGGCATCGGCGTCTCCTCCATCACCGCGCTCGCCAACGTGCTGGACCTCGGCTCCACCACCTCCACCCTCGCGATGATGATCGGCCTCGCCGTCGGCATCGACTACGCCCTCTTCATCGTCTCCCGCTACCGCGCGGAGCTCGCCGAGGGCCGCGAACGCGAGGAAGCCGCAGGCCGCGCCGCCGGAACGGCCGGCTCCGCCGTCGTCTTCGCCGGTCTGACCGTGGTCATCGCCCTCGTAGGTCTGGCCGTCGTCAACATCCCGATGCTCACCAAGATGGGCTTCGCCGCCGCGGGCACCGTGGTCATCGCCGTCCTCGTCGCCCTGACGCTGGTCCCGGCCATCCTCGGATTCGCCGGCAAGAAGGTGCTGCCCGCCGGTACGAAGTCCCGCTTCCTCGGCAAGGGCAAGAAGGCCGGTGAAGGCGCCGACGCCAAGCCCAACGGCGGTACCCGCTGGGCCCGCTTCGTCCTGCGCCGCCCCGTCATGGTGCTGCTCGCGGGCGTGATCGGCCTCGGCATCATCGCCGTCCCGGCGAGCAAGCTGGAGATGGGCCTTCCGGACGACGGCGCCCAGCCGGTGTCCACCACCCAGCGTCAGGCGTACGACCTGCTCTCCGAGGGCTTCGGACCCGGCTTCAACGGCCCGCTGATGGTCGTCGTGGACGGGGACAAGGCGCTCGCCGACAAGACGGTCGACCGGATCAAGGGCCTGGACGGCGTGGCCGCGGTCATGCCGCCCGCCCAGAACGAGGCCAAGGACGCCGCGGTCATCACGGTCGTCCCGAAGGACCGCCCGTCCTCCGCGGAGACCGAGGACTTGGTCCACGAGATCCGCGCGGGCAGCGACAGCGGCAAGGTGCTCGTCACCGGCGCCACCGCGATGAACATCGACTTCTCGCAGAAGATGAACGACGCGCTGCTGCCCTACCTGGCGCTCGTCGTCGGCCTCGCCTTCCTGCTCCTGATGCTCGTCTTCCGCTCGGTCCTGGTCCCGCTCAAGGCGGCCCTCGGCTTCCTGCTCTCGGTGGTCGCCGCACTCGGCGCCGTCGTCGCGGTCTTCCAGTGGGGCTGGCTCGGCTCGCTGTTCGGGGTGGAGCAGACCGGCCCGATCATGTCGATGATGCCGATCTTCATGGTGGGCGTGGTCTTCGGTCTGGCCATGGACTACGAGGTCTTCCTGGTCACCCGCATGCGTGAGGCGTACGTCCACGGCGAGCGGCCGGGCCAGGCCGTCGTGACCGGGTTCCAGTACAGCGCCCGGGTGGTCGTGGCCGCGGCCGTCATCATGATCGCGGTGTTCTCGGGCTTCATCGGCGCCAGCGAGCAGATGGTCAAGATGATCGGCTTCGGTCTGGCCGTCGCCGTCTTCTTCGACGCCTTCGTGGTCCGGATGGCCATCGTCCCGGCCGTCCTCGCGCTGCTCGGCCACAAGGCCTGGTGGCTGCCGAAGTGGCTGGACCGGCTCCTGCCGAACGTGGACGTGGAGGGCGAGAGCCTGCGCAAGCACCTCGGGGAGTCCGCGGACGACTCCGACGGCTCCGACGGTCCGGACAAGGACCGCGAGCTGGTCAACGCCTGA
- a CDS encoding energy-coupling factor ABC transporter permease: protein MHVPDGFIDAPVSIAAGVAAAGAVAISLRGARRELDERTAPLAGLVAAFIFAVQMLNFPVAAGTSGHLLGGALAAILVGPYTGVLCVSVVLLMQGVLFADGGLTALGVNVMNMAVVTVVVAYAVFRGLVKLLPGSRRSVTVAAFAGALLSVPGAAVMFTLFYALGGTTDVSLTKVFGAMVGVHVLIGIGEAAITAATVGAVIAVRPDLVHGARGLSAPLKLRVGGELVDAPAATPAAAPAVLAARSTKPVWITGLVAALALAGFVSYYASSSPDGLEKVAADKGIDQKVTEHAAADSPLADYSVKDVSDARVSGGLAGVIGVGATVVVGTGIFWTVRRRRASDLTAASTAVPVA from the coding sequence ATGCATGTGCCCGACGGCTTCATCGATGCCCCCGTCTCCATCGCTGCAGGTGTCGCCGCCGCCGGAGCCGTGGCGATCAGCCTCCGCGGCGCCCGCCGGGAGCTCGACGAGCGCACCGCCCCGCTCGCCGGCCTCGTCGCGGCCTTCATCTTCGCCGTCCAGATGCTGAACTTCCCCGTGGCCGCGGGAACCAGCGGCCACCTCCTCGGAGGCGCGCTCGCCGCGATACTCGTCGGCCCCTACACGGGTGTGCTGTGCGTCTCCGTGGTCCTGCTCATGCAGGGCGTCCTCTTCGCCGACGGCGGCCTGACCGCCCTCGGCGTCAACGTCATGAACATGGCCGTCGTCACCGTGGTCGTCGCCTACGCGGTCTTCCGCGGGCTGGTGAAGCTGCTGCCCGGCAGCCGCCGCTCGGTGACCGTCGCCGCCTTCGCCGGAGCCCTGCTCTCGGTCCCCGGCGCCGCCGTCATGTTCACCCTCTTCTACGCCCTGGGCGGCACCACCGACGTATCGCTGACCAAGGTCTTCGGAGCCATGGTCGGCGTCCACGTCCTCATCGGCATCGGCGAGGCCGCCATCACCGCCGCCACCGTCGGCGCCGTGATCGCCGTACGCCCCGACCTCGTCCACGGCGCCCGCGGCCTGTCCGCCCCGCTGAAGCTGCGCGTCGGCGGCGAGCTGGTCGACGCCCCGGCCGCGACACCGGCCGCAGCTCCCGCCGTCCTGGCCGCCCGCTCCACGAAGCCCGTGTGGATCACCGGCCTGGTCGCCGCGCTGGCCCTGGCCGGCTTCGTCTCCTACTACGCCTCGTCCAGCCCCGACGGCCTGGAGAAGGTCGCCGCGGACAAGGGCATCGACCAGAAGGTCACGGAGCACGCCGCCGCCGACTCCCCGCTGGCCGACTACAGCGTCAAGGACGTCTCCGACGCCCGCGTCTCCGGCGGCCTGGCCGGCGTCATCGGCGTCGGTGCGACCGTCGTGGTGGGCACCGGGATTTTCTGGACCGTCCGCCGCCGCCGCGCCTCCGACCTGACGGCCGCCTCCACGGCCGTACCGGTCGCCTGA
- a CDS encoding energy-coupling factor ABC transporter ATP-binding protein, whose product MDAVNAPSAPFAPSLEVSGLAYAYPDGHQALFGVDLTVGRGERVALLGPNGAGKTTLVLHLNGILAGGVGSVSVAGLPVEKRNLAEVRRRVGIVFQDPDDQLFMPTVREDVAFGPAAAGMRGAELEERVRGALEQVGMAAFADRPPHHLSFGQRRRVAVATVLAMRPEILVLDEPSSNLDPASRRELADILRSLDVTVLMVTHDLPYALELCPRAVILSEGAIVADGRTQDVLCDEDLMRAHRLELPFGFDPRSVAVA is encoded by the coding sequence ATGGACGCTGTGAACGCACCCTCAGCACCCTTCGCACCCTCTCTGGAGGTCTCCGGCCTCGCCTACGCCTACCCGGACGGCCACCAGGCCCTCTTCGGGGTCGACCTGACCGTCGGGCGGGGTGAGCGGGTGGCCCTGCTCGGCCCCAACGGCGCCGGCAAGACCACGCTCGTGCTCCACCTCAACGGCATCCTCGCCGGCGGAGTCGGCTCCGTGAGCGTGGCCGGGCTGCCCGTGGAGAAGCGGAACCTCGCCGAGGTCCGCCGCCGGGTCGGCATCGTCTTCCAGGACCCCGACGACCAGCTGTTCATGCCGACCGTGCGGGAGGACGTGGCCTTCGGCCCGGCCGCCGCCGGGATGCGCGGCGCCGAGCTGGAGGAGCGGGTGCGCGGCGCCCTGGAACAGGTCGGCATGGCCGCCTTCGCGGACCGGCCCCCGCACCACCTGTCCTTCGGGCAGCGACGCCGGGTCGCCGTGGCGACCGTACTGGCGATGCGCCCCGAGATCCTCGTGCTCGACGAGCCGTCCTCCAACCTGGACCCGGCATCGCGGCGGGAGCTCGCTGACATCCTGCGCTCGCTGGACGTCACGGTGCTGATGGTGACCCACGACCTGCCCTACGCGCTGGAGCTCTGCCCGCGCGCGGTGATCCTCAGCGAGGGGGCCATCGTGGCCGACGGACGGACCCAGGACGTCCTGTGCGACGAGGACCTGATGCGCGCGCACCGGCTGGAGCTGCCCTTCGGCTTCGACCCGCGTTCGGTCGCGGTGGCATAA
- a CDS encoding SsgA family sporulation/cell division regulator has product MSATAENPSASATATRTATATAPLVEERVRARVITDDPLYRAIPVSLRFVPDEPLAVRIVFPAGLSPEGTDNEWVFPRALLEAGLQAPTGTGDVRVWPCGRVQAVVEFHSPEGVAVIQFDIAGLRRFLRRTHAPAPAATR; this is encoded by the coding sequence ATGTCAGCCACCGCCGAGAATCCGTCCGCGAGTGCCACCGCCACCCGGACCGCGACCGCCACGGCGCCCCTCGTCGAGGAACGCGTGCGTGCCCGTGTGATCACCGACGACCCGCTCTACCGGGCCATTCCGGTGTCCCTGCGCTTCGTCCCCGACGAGCCACTGGCCGTACGGATCGTCTTCCCCGCCGGCCTCTCCCCCGAGGGCACCGACAACGAGTGGGTCTTCCCCCGCGCCCTCCTGGAGGCCGGCCTGCAGGCCCCGACCGGGACCGGTGACGTACGCGTCTGGCCCTGCGGGCGCGTGCAGGCCGTGGTCGAGTTCCACTCCCCCGAGGGCGTCGCGGTGATCCAGTTCGACATCGCCGGGCTGCGCCGCTTCCTGCGCCGTACCCACGCGCCCGCGCCCGCGGCCACCCGTTAG
- a CDS encoding serine hydrolase domain-containing protein produces MDIQGVVAEGFEPVREAFVRNFQVLGDRGAAVAVYRDGRKVVDLWGGTKDANGTEPWAEDTAQIVRSATKGVAAAVPLLLQQRGLLDLDAPVGSYWPEFKAGGKERTRVRDLLAHRAGVPALDRGLTVAEAADGVSGPRAVAAQHAFWEPGTEHGYHAQTFSWLLSELVLRATGRSLGGILAEEIAEPLGLDFWIGLPEAQAHRVGRVAPVDPPESAGMLRTRPRRNVSEAYADPDSLTRRAFAAIDPLPDENDPAYRAAELPASAGIGTARALARFYGATIGVVEDGARIFTPATTALAGKELSSGPDRVLVVNTRFGPGWMLHGPASPLLSPASFGHPGRGGSLAFADPEAGIGFGYVTNAHAKSVTADPRAQALVRALRSVL; encoded by the coding sequence GTGGACATCCAGGGTGTGGTGGCGGAGGGCTTCGAGCCCGTCAGGGAAGCGTTCGTACGCAACTTCCAGGTGCTCGGGGACCGCGGAGCGGCCGTGGCCGTGTACCGCGACGGGCGCAAGGTCGTGGACCTGTGGGGCGGTACCAAGGACGCGAACGGCACGGAGCCGTGGGCCGAGGACACCGCGCAGATCGTCCGCTCCGCGACCAAGGGCGTGGCCGCCGCCGTCCCGCTCCTGCTCCAGCAGCGCGGGCTGCTCGACCTGGACGCTCCGGTGGGCTCGTACTGGCCGGAGTTCAAGGCCGGCGGCAAGGAGCGGACCCGGGTCCGGGACCTGCTCGCGCACCGTGCGGGAGTCCCGGCGCTGGACCGCGGACTGACCGTGGCCGAGGCCGCCGACGGGGTCTCGGGGCCGCGCGCGGTCGCCGCCCAGCACGCCTTCTGGGAGCCCGGCACCGAGCACGGCTACCACGCGCAGACCTTCAGCTGGCTGCTGTCCGAGCTGGTGCTGCGGGCGACCGGCCGGTCGCTGGGGGGCATCCTGGCCGAGGAGATAGCGGAGCCGCTGGGCCTGGACTTCTGGATCGGCCTGCCGGAGGCGCAGGCCCACCGGGTGGGCCGGGTGGCGCCCGTCGATCCGCCGGAGAGCGCGGGGATGCTCAGGACCCGGCCGAGGCGAAACGTTTCCGAGGCCTACGCCGATCCGGACTCCCTCACCCGCCGCGCCTTCGCGGCCATCGACCCCCTGCCGGACGAGAACGACCCCGCCTACCGCGCGGCCGAGCTGCCGGCCTCGGCGGGCATCGGCACCGCCCGCGCCCTGGCCCGGTTCTACGGCGCCACCATCGGGGTGGTGGAGGACGGCGCGCGGATCTTCACCCCGGCCACCACCGCGCTCGCGGGCAAGGAGCTCTCCTCCGGCCCGGACCGCGTGCTGGTGGTCAACACCCGCTTCGGACCCGGCTGGATGCTGCACGGCCCGGCGTCGCCGCTGCTGTCCCCGGCCTCCTTCGGGCACCCGGGGCGCGGTGGCTCGCTCGCCTTCGCGGACCCGGAGGCGGGCATCGGCTTCGGCTACGTCACCAACGCCCACGCGAAGTCGGTCACCGCGGACCCGCGCGCCCAGGCCCTGGTCCGGGCCCTGCGCTCGGTGCTGTAG